The Dendropsophus ebraccatus isolate aDenEbr1 chromosome 3, aDenEbr1.pat, whole genome shotgun sequence genome includes a region encoding these proteins:
- the LOC138787421 gene encoding uncharacterized protein isoform X1 translates to MMMWHWALITLMLVAHCLGCIPCDKHGKEAMEKYIMLIQDQQLEKTLQGNTTMVQIANAAQTQLLEYLGKEVQIMDKFAIADIVSEYKKTLNIIGEMEFKGAQLLHTILFQFQKLLERFKDIVEEAERRRCPNKQDFDNCGLLVQTYTRCDTCEEEKVICAGGPPSNQEYLDQCSCVCTQHSCFDLKTGDQCTPCRDHASHLANVINCGDTSLAIAEGEDLILKCHNEWFSSLEDGYKNLFYKNAEPEPKITDEPNVEIRGVQRSDSGKYTCMTILNSGIPVAKFTYNVEVKEGESGTFSEVTEIDSLPALPDDDDELPVSVTKQPVPVVSHHHLHNNKAFLAMCGAAAITMIVISAIICFIMWWWKTKKSAQPQVEDVV, encoded by the exons ATGATGATGTGGCACTGGGCATTAATAACATTGATGCTAGTAGCCCATTGTCTAGGCTGTATCCCATGTGACAAACATGGGAAGGAGGCCATGGAGAAATACATCATGCTTATCCAAGACCAACAGCTGGAGAAAACCCTGCAGGGTAATACCACCATGGTGCAGATAGCCAACGCTGCCCAAACCCAGCTGCTGGAATACCTGGGAAAGGAAGTCCAGATAATGG ataAATTTGCCATAGCGGACATTGTGTCTGAGTATAAGAAGACGTTGAACATCATCGGGGAAATGGAATTTAAAG GCGCCCAGCTCCTTCACACCATACTGTTCCAGTTCCAAAAACTTCTGGAGCGATTTAAGGATATTGTTGAGGAGGCGGAGAGAA GAAGGTGCCCAAACAAGCAAG ATTTTGACAACTGTG GCTTACTTGTGCAGACCTACACCCGCTGTGACACCTGTGAGGAGGAGAAGGTGATATGTGCCGGGGGCCCTCCAAGTAACCAAG AATACTTGGACCAGTGCAGCTGCGTCTGCACCCAGCACTCATGTTTCG ACCTAAAGACCGGAGACCAATGCACACCGTGCAGGGATCACGCATCTCATCTGGCAAATGTTATAAACTGTGGAG ACACAAGCTTAGCCATTGCTGAAGGAGAAGACCTAATCCTGAAATGTCATAATGAATGGTTCTCCAGCCTCGAGGATGGATACAAAAATCTATTCTATAAG AACGCTGAACCTGAGCCTAAAATTACTGACGAACCCAATGTAGAGATCAGGGGAGTTCAAAGGTCAGATTCAGGAAAATACACATGCATGACCATACTGAACTCCGGCATACCAGTGGCTAAATTTACCTACAATGTGGAAG ttaaagaaGGAGAATCAGGAACGTTTAGCGAAGTGACAGAAATTGACTCACTCCCTGCCCttcctgatgatgatgatgagctcCCTGTATCTGTGACTAAGCAGCCAGTACCAGTAGTCTCCCATCATCACCTACATAACAATAAGGCCTTTCTGGCAATGTGTGGAGCCGCTGCCATCACCATGATTGTCATCTCTGCTATAATATG TTTCATCATGTGGTGGTGGAAAACAAAGAAATCCGCACAGCCTCAGGTAGAAGACGTTGTGTAA
- the LOC138787421 gene encoding uncharacterized protein isoform X2 translates to MMMWHWALITLMLVAHCLGCIPCDKHGKEAMEKYIMLIQDQQLEKTLQGNTTMVQIANAAQTQLLEYLGKEVQIMDKFAIADIVSEYKKTLNIIGEMEFKGRCPNKQDFDNCGLLVQTYTRCDTCEEEKVICAGGPPSNQEYLDQCSCVCTQHSCFDLKTGDQCTPCRDHASHLANVINCGDTSLAIAEGEDLILKCHNEWFSSLEDGYKNLFYKNAEPEPKITDEPNVEIRGVQRSDSGKYTCMTILNSGIPVAKFTYNVEVKEGESGTFSEVTEIDSLPALPDDDDELPVSVTKQPVPVVSHHHLHNNKAFLAMCGAAAITMIVISAIICFIMWWWKTKKSAQPQVEDVV, encoded by the exons ATGATGATGTGGCACTGGGCATTAATAACATTGATGCTAGTAGCCCATTGTCTAGGCTGTATCCCATGTGACAAACATGGGAAGGAGGCCATGGAGAAATACATCATGCTTATCCAAGACCAACAGCTGGAGAAAACCCTGCAGGGTAATACCACCATGGTGCAGATAGCCAACGCTGCCCAAACCCAGCTGCTGGAATACCTGGGAAAGGAAGTCCAGATAATGG ataAATTTGCCATAGCGGACATTGTGTCTGAGTATAAGAAGACGTTGAACATCATCGGGGAAATGGAATTTAAAG GAAGGTGCCCAAACAAGCAAG ATTTTGACAACTGTG GCTTACTTGTGCAGACCTACACCCGCTGTGACACCTGTGAGGAGGAGAAGGTGATATGTGCCGGGGGCCCTCCAAGTAACCAAG AATACTTGGACCAGTGCAGCTGCGTCTGCACCCAGCACTCATGTTTCG ACCTAAAGACCGGAGACCAATGCACACCGTGCAGGGATCACGCATCTCATCTGGCAAATGTTATAAACTGTGGAG ACACAAGCTTAGCCATTGCTGAAGGAGAAGACCTAATCCTGAAATGTCATAATGAATGGTTCTCCAGCCTCGAGGATGGATACAAAAATCTATTCTATAAG AACGCTGAACCTGAGCCTAAAATTACTGACGAACCCAATGTAGAGATCAGGGGAGTTCAAAGGTCAGATTCAGGAAAATACACATGCATGACCATACTGAACTCCGGCATACCAGTGGCTAAATTTACCTACAATGTGGAAG ttaaagaaGGAGAATCAGGAACGTTTAGCGAAGTGACAGAAATTGACTCACTCCCTGCCCttcctgatgatgatgatgagctcCCTGTATCTGTGACTAAGCAGCCAGTACCAGTAGTCTCCCATCATCACCTACATAACAATAAGGCCTTTCTGGCAATGTGTGGAGCCGCTGCCATCACCATGATTGTCATCTCTGCTATAATATG TTTCATCATGTGGTGGTGGAAAACAAAGAAATCCGCACAGCCTCAGGTAGAAGACGTTGTGTAA